The following coding sequences are from one Prionailurus viverrinus isolate Anna chromosome D2, UM_Priviv_1.0, whole genome shotgun sequence window:
- the LOC125147534 gene encoding ATPase PAAT-like isoform X1 yields MDTRAEEAGVTRRPMLASSWDAACGALARSLHLTRAGVGAPDLNWEQLLAPPDPGQDLVILKRSLNSDQDENPCFLYLRCDPNGGEEIVSIGILSSARNMEVYLGEEYCGTSRGKNVCSDLDNSESEKIILYKKYLKLEFSTHACKIKLLSFGEKQCVFISKVVVHMRRVSASSSTSSPALGSRIDLRRVQTIMESMGSKLSPGAQQLMDMVRFQQQNRIPVGEQLQSVLGNPGYRRGIDLQSSSTSGALDKSPSTPFPFRTGLTSGNLTEDLKACTDQSLQPPGGGKATSLQEYKTVSPSHVLLENDLKNAVSSLLPKKASDNSNIPNSDLLPFLQSLCSHVSHLRVGRNTKWQETVPKAGEDIAGVATEEQPVCSYLEKVLTKNMELMEKKLVDYIDQRIHKLQKHIDTKMALLMDVLQSPCPPPAGMALRQWDSGERLSNGER; encoded by the exons ATGGACACCCGGGCCGAGGAGGCGGGAGTGACTCGCCGCCCGATGCTGGCCTCTTCCTGGGATGCTGCCTGCGGAGCCCTGGCCCGGAGTCTCCATCTCACCCGGGCTGGTGTCGGCGCCCCGGACTTGAACTGGGAGCAGCTGCTGGCGCCGCCTGACCCGGG CCAAGATCTGGTGATTTTGAAAAGAAGCCTCAACAGTGACCAAGATGAAAACCCCTGCTTCCTTTACCTGAGATGCGACCCTAACGGAGGTGAAGAGATCGTTTCTATTGGCATTTTAAGTTCCGCAAGAAATATGGAAGTATACTTAGGAGAGGAGTACTGTGGAACCAGTAGGGGCAAGAATGTTTGTAGTGATCTGGATAACAG tgaaagtgaaaagattattttgtacaaaaaatatctaaaattggAGTTCTCCACACATGCTTGTAAAATAAAG TTGCTCTCCTTTGGTGAAAAGCAGTGTGTGTTCATCAGTAAAGTTGTGGTACACATGAGGCGGGTTTCAGCCAGTTCTTCAACAAGCTCTCCTGCTCTAGGATCAAGGATAGACCTCCGGAGGGTCCAGACTATCATGGAGTCCATGGGGTCAAAGTTGTCACCTGGAGCTCAGCAACTGATGGATATGGTTAGATTTCAGCAGCAG AATCGTATTCCCGTTGGCGAGCAGCTTCAGTCGGTTTTGGGAAATCCTGGCTACAGACGTGGGATTGACCTGCAGTCATCATCTACTTCGGGGGCCTTAGACAAGTCCCCGTCCACGCCTTTTCCTTTCAGAACCGGCTTGACCTCTGGAAACCTGACTGAAGACTTGAAAGCTTGCACCGATCAAAGTCTGCAGCCACCCGGTGGCGGAAAGGCTACGAGCCTCCAAGAGTATAAAACTGTGTCACCAAGCCATGTTCTTCTTGAGAATGACCTCAAAAATGCGGTTTCTTCTCTCCTACCAAAGAAAGCAAGTGACAACTCGAATATACCTAACTCTGACTTGCTGCCTTTTCTCCAGAGTTTATGTAGTCACGTTAGCCATCTCCGCGTGGGACGTAACACCAAGTGGCAGGAAACCGTCCCTAAGGCTGGTGAAGACATTGCTGGTGTTgc CACGGAAGAGCAGCCTGTGTGCTCCTACTTGGAAAAGGTCCTTACTAAAAATATGGAACTGATGGAAAAGAAGCTTGTGGACTACATTGATCAGCGGATACATAAACTGCAGAAGCACATAGATACAAAGATGGCTTTGTTGATGGACGTGCTGCAgagtccctgccccccacccgccGGGATGGCCCTCCGACAGTGGGACTCTGGGGAAAGACTTTCAAACGGAGAAAGATAA
- the LOC125147534 gene encoding ATPase PAAT-like isoform X2: MLKEKDCRGLNPQPRRKQRGKPRQDLVILKRSLNSDQDENPCFLYLRCDPNGGEEIVSIGILSSARNMEVYLGEEYCGTSRGKNVCSDLDNSESEKIILYKKYLKLEFSTHACKIKLLSFGEKQCVFISKVVVHMRRVSASSSTSSPALGSRIDLRRVQTIMESMGSKLSPGAQQLMDMVRFQQQNRIPVGEQLQSVLGNPGYRRGIDLQSSSTSGALDKSPSTPFPFRTGLTSGNLTEDLKACTDQSLQPPGGGKATSLQEYKTVSPSHVLLENDLKNAVSSLLPKKASDNSNIPNSDLLPFLQSLCSHVSHLRVGRNTKWQETVPKAGEDIAGVATEEQPVCSYLEKVLTKNMELMEKKLVDYIDQRIHKLQKHIDTKMALLMDVLQSPCPPPAGMALRQWDSGERLSNGER; the protein is encoded by the exons ATGTTGAAGGAGAAGGACTGCAGAGGCTTGAATCCACAGccgaggagaaagcagaggggaaaACCCCG CCAAGATCTGGTGATTTTGAAAAGAAGCCTCAACAGTGACCAAGATGAAAACCCCTGCTTCCTTTACCTGAGATGCGACCCTAACGGAGGTGAAGAGATCGTTTCTATTGGCATTTTAAGTTCCGCAAGAAATATGGAAGTATACTTAGGAGAGGAGTACTGTGGAACCAGTAGGGGCAAGAATGTTTGTAGTGATCTGGATAACAG tgaaagtgaaaagattattttgtacaaaaaatatctaaaattggAGTTCTCCACACATGCTTGTAAAATAAAG TTGCTCTCCTTTGGTGAAAAGCAGTGTGTGTTCATCAGTAAAGTTGTGGTACACATGAGGCGGGTTTCAGCCAGTTCTTCAACAAGCTCTCCTGCTCTAGGATCAAGGATAGACCTCCGGAGGGTCCAGACTATCATGGAGTCCATGGGGTCAAAGTTGTCACCTGGAGCTCAGCAACTGATGGATATGGTTAGATTTCAGCAGCAG AATCGTATTCCCGTTGGCGAGCAGCTTCAGTCGGTTTTGGGAAATCCTGGCTACAGACGTGGGATTGACCTGCAGTCATCATCTACTTCGGGGGCCTTAGACAAGTCCCCGTCCACGCCTTTTCCTTTCAGAACCGGCTTGACCTCTGGAAACCTGACTGAAGACTTGAAAGCTTGCACCGATCAAAGTCTGCAGCCACCCGGTGGCGGAAAGGCTACGAGCCTCCAAGAGTATAAAACTGTGTCACCAAGCCATGTTCTTCTTGAGAATGACCTCAAAAATGCGGTTTCTTCTCTCCTACCAAAGAAAGCAAGTGACAACTCGAATATACCTAACTCTGACTTGCTGCCTTTTCTCCAGAGTTTATGTAGTCACGTTAGCCATCTCCGCGTGGGACGTAACACCAAGTGGCAGGAAACCGTCCCTAAGGCTGGTGAAGACATTGCTGGTGTTgc CACGGAAGAGCAGCCTGTGTGCTCCTACTTGGAAAAGGTCCTTACTAAAAATATGGAACTGATGGAAAAGAAGCTTGTGGACTACATTGATCAGCGGATACATAAACTGCAGAAGCACATAGATACAAAGATGGCTTTGTTGATGGACGTGCTGCAgagtccctgccccccacccgccGGGATGGCCCTCCGACAGTGGGACTCTGGGGAAAGACTTTCAAACGGAGAAAGATAA